GGTCGGAGGCCATGGCGATGATCGCGCCCGCCCCCGCGCAGACGCCCTCGACCGCCGCCACCACCGGCTGCGGGCAGGCCCGCATCTCCTTGACGAGGTCGCCGGTCATCGTCGTGAAGGCGTGGAGGTCGGCGGCACCCATCGTGGTCAAGGGCTCGATGATCTCGAACACGTCGCCACCGCTGGAAAAATTGCCGCCCGCGCCCGTGACGACGACGGCCGTCACGGTCTCCTCGAAGCGCAGGGCCCGGAAGGTGTCGCGCAGTTCCGCGTAGCTCTCGAAGGTGAGCGGGTTCTTCTTCTCCGGCCGGTTCAGCGTCACGGTCGCGATGCCGTCCTGGATCGCGAAGCCGAAATGCTGCGGCGTGAATCTTTCGAGCGGGGCCGCGATGGCGTTCTGGCGCCTCATGGTGCCTCCCTGGCGTTTCGGTTTGGGTTTGGCCGGCGCGCCGCCCGGGCGTACCGAGGCCTTGAGGGCGGAGAGCTGGGTCGAGAGCGCGTCCTGCTCGGAGGAATCGAGGGCGCCGACGAGCTCGGCGATCCAGTCGGCATGGGCCCGGGCCATCCCGGCGAAAACGCGCCGCCCCTCCGCTGTCAGGCGCACCTGCACCGCCCGGCGGTCGGACTCCGAGACCTGGCGGTCGATCAGCCCTTCCTGCGCCAGCCGCTCGACGAGGCCGGTGACGTTGCCGTTCGACACCATCATCCGGCGCGACAGCTCGCTCAGCATGATGCCGTCGGGCGCGCGCTCCAGTTGCGCCAGCAGGTCGAAGCGCGGGAGCGTGGTGTCGAACTGATCGCGCAGGCGCCGGCGGATCTCCGCCTCGATGGTGTTGGCCGTTGTGAGCAGCCGCAGCCAGAGCCGCAACTCGCTGCGATGGCCGGGGATCTCGGCGGGAGGCTCGACCGGGGCGTTCACAGCTCGCCTCCCGCCACCGCGACGGCCTGGCCGGTGACGGCACCGGCGCCGGTTCCTGCGAGCCACAGCACGGCGTCGGCCACCTCCTCCGGGCGGATCAGGCGGCCCATCGGGTTGTGGCGGGTGAACTCGGTCATGAGGTCGTCGCGGGCCCGGCCGGTCCTGGCTTCGAGCCCGTCGATGGCGCTCCCGACGAGGTCGGTGTCGGTGAAGCCGGGGCAGACCGCGTTGATCGTGATGCCGGTGGCGGCGAGCTCCAGCGCCAGCGCCCGGGTGAGGCCGACGACGGCGTGCTTGGCGGCGCAATAGGCGCTGACGTAGCCGTAGCCCTTGAGGCCGGCGGTGGAGGCGATCGTGACGATCCGGCCGCTGCCGCCCGCCTTCATGGCCGGAACGACGGCGCGGGTGGCGACCAGCACCGGCTCGACGTTGAGCGCCATCATCCGGCGCAGGGTCTCGACGTCGCTGCGGGCGAGCGGCGCGGTCTCGGCGCCGCCGGCATTGTTGACCAGCACTGCGACCGGGCCGGCCTGCGCGGCGGCTTGGCCGAGGGCGGCCTCCAGGGCCGCCGCGTCGGTCACGTCGGCCGCGACGGCGTGGGCTGCGCCGATCTCCCGGCGGGCCCGCTCGGCACTCTCCGCGCTGCGGCCGAGCAGAGTCACCCGCTCCCCCGCCGCCACGAACGCCGCCGCGATCGCCCGCCCGATGCCGCGGGTCGCGCCGGTGACGAGGACGTGGCGGGAAGGAGGGGTGTCGGGCATGGATGTTTCAACCTTAAAGGATTTGGGCGGAATTCCCCTCTCCCCGCGGGCGGGGAGAGGGCCGAACCCTCGTCCAGAGGGTTCGGCAAGCCCGTGTAGCGAACCGGAGGTTCGCCGCGGGGGTGAGGGGGTGTTTCCGGATGAGACCCCTCCGGAAACACCCCCTCACCCTCGGCTGCCGCCTCGCTTTGGTGACGACAAGGTCACCAAAGCCCTCTCCCCGCCCGCGGGGAGAGGAGACTGCTCACGGCGCGGGGTGCCTCACACCGCCACCCGCAGCGGGCTCACCTTTCCCGCCACCGCGAACCCCGCCTTGCCGGCATAGCCGCCGACGATCGCCTGGCGCTCGGCGTGGCTCAGCACGTCCTCGATCCGGGAAAACCCCGCCGGCGCCCGCTTCTCGACCTCGTCGATCACCCGCTCCGGCCCGCCTTTGCGGTTGAGGAGCACGATCTCGGCGGTCTTCGGCCGGCGCTCGGCCTCGTAGGCATGGAGCGCCTGCATCGGGTGCTCGGCGCTCGCCAGCGCGTCGCCGAGCGCCCGCGCGTCGAGGATCGCCTGCGAGGCGCCGTTCGAGCCGACCGGGTACATCGGGTGGGCGGCGTCCCCCAGCAGCGTCACCCGGCCGTGGGTCCAGCGCGGCAGCGGATCGCGGTCGCACATCGGGTATTCGAAGATCTGCGGCGTCGCCTCGACCAGGGCCGCGAGATCGAAATCCGGCAGGGCGAAGCGTTTCGCGTAGGGCAGCACCTGCGAGCGGTGGGCGGGGCGCGACCAGCTCTCCTTCGGCGGCGGCGAGACTTTTCCGTCCGCCATCTTCACGAACACCACCCAGTTCATCAGCTGGCGCCCGCCCTCCGCGTCGGCGATCGGGTAGAGCACGCATTTGGCGCCCATCCCGCCGCCGATCGCCATGGTGCGGCCGTCGCCCCACGGGCTCCACTCGGTGGCGCCGCGCCACATCAGCACCCCGTCCCAGCGCGGCGGGCCCTCGTCGGGGAAGAAGGTCTTGCGCACCACCGAGTGGATGCCGTCGCAGGCGATCAGCACGTCGGCCCGGATCGTGCGGCCGGCGTCACCCCTGAGCGAGTCGGTGAAGTGGGCGGTGACCCCGCCCTCGTCCTGGAGGAAGCCGGCGAGCGACAGGCCGGTTCTCACCGCGCCCGGCCCGAGCCGCTCGCGCACCGCGTCGTAGAGCACGGCTTGCAGCCGCCCGCGATGGATCGAGAATTGCGGCACCGGGTGACCGGCGTCGATCCCGCGCGGCTCGCGCCAGACCTCCTGGCCCTGGCGGTTGAAGTAGGCCAGTTCCTTCGTGCGGATCGCCACCCGGTCGAGGGCCGGCAGCAGGTCGAGCTCGGCGAGCTCGCGGATCGCGTGCGGCAGGGTGTTGATGCCGACGCCGACCTCGCGGACCTCGGCGGCCTGCTCGACGATCGTGGCGCGGATGCCGCGCCGGTGGAGCATCAGGGCGGTGGCGAGCCCGCCGATCCCGGCGCCGACGATGAGGACGCGCATCGCCTCACTCCGCGTCCGGGGGCGGCAGGAAGTCGACCTCGTGCTTGGCCGAGATCGCCACCACGTCGGCGGGGTTGGCCTGCGGCCCGAGATTGTGCAGGGCCCAGAACAGGTCGTAGAGCCGGCGCGCCGGCGAGACCCAGAAGAAGCACTTCACGTCCGCGTCCGAGCGGTTGAACAGCCCGTGCGGCTGGCCCCGCGGCAGCCGGATCGTGTCGCCGGGCTCGGCCACGCTCTCCTGCCCGTCGAGCACGGCGGTGAGCCTGCCTTGCAGGATGTACAGGAACTCGTCCTGCGTCGGGTGGATGTGCGGCGGCACGAAGGTGCCGGGCGGGAAGGTGGCGTGCCAGGACAGCGAGCTCTCGGAGAGCTGCTTGGGGACGTAGATCTGGCCGAGGATGTTCCAGCGGACGCCCTCGATGCCCTCACCGGCGCGGGTGATGCCTGCGGTCATGGGTGTCATGCGGTCACTCCTTCGCAACAGATGTTTCACACATGAAGGAACCGGTCCTTCACCTCCGGCGCCTGCCGGAGCGCGGCGCTGGTGCCGGTCCAGACCACGCGGCCCTTCTCGATCACCACGTGCCGGTCGGCGAAGCGGGCGAGCGCATCGACGTTCTTGTCGATCACCAGGATCGCCTCGCCCTCGTCCTTGATCGCCCGCAGGCAGGCCCAGATCTCCTCGCGGATCAGCGGCGCCAGCCCTTCCGTCGCCTCGTCGAGGACGACGAGGCGGGGGTTGGTCATGAGCGCGCGGCCGATCGCCAGCATCTGCTGCTCGCCGCCCGAGAGCTGGTCGCCGCCGTTGCGCCGCCGCTCCTTCAGGCGCGGAAAGAGGCGGTAGACGGCGTCCAGACTCCACTTCGCGCCCCGCCCGCCGCGATGGGTCGCGACGAGGTTCTCCTCGACCGAGAGGGTCGGGAAGACCTGGCGCCCCTCCGGCACCAGGCCGAGGCCGCGGCGGGCGACGAGGTGGGACGGGCGCCCGGCCATGTCCTCGCCGTCGATCAGGATGCGGCCGGCCCGGGGCTTCAGGAGGCCGAAGATCGACTTCACGGTGGTGGTCTTGCCCATGCCGTTGCGGCCGAGCAGGGTCACCACCTCGCCCTTGGCGACGGAGAGGTCGATCCCGAACAGGATGCGGGAATCGCCGTAGGCGCTCTCCAGGCCCTCGACGGTGAGCATCAGGCCGCCTCCTCCTCGCCGAGATAGGCGGCGCGTACCGCCGGATCGGAGCGGACCACCGCGGGCAGGCCGCTCGCGATGACGCGGCCGTAGACCAGCACGCTCATCCGGTCGGCAAGGGCGAACACCGCCTCCATGTCGTGCTCGATCAGCACGAGCGTGTGGGTGGATTTCAGCTCGCGCATCAGCCCGACCAGGATCGCCGATTCCTCCGGGCCGGTGCCGGCGAGCGGCTCGTCGAGGAGGAGCAGGCGGGCGCCGGTGGCCAGCGCCACCGCGAGTTCGAGCTGGCGCTTCTCGCCGTGCGACAGGCTGCCGGCCCGCCGCCCGGCCCGGTCGGCGAGGCCGACGCGGCCGAGCGCGTCCATCGCTTCCGCGTTGAGCGCCGTCTCGTTCGCCGCCGGTCGGAAGAACCGGAAGCTCGAACCGGACCCGGCCTGGACCGCGAGCGCGACGTTCTCCAAGACCGAGAACCCGTCGAGGATCGAGGTGATCTGGAACGAGCGGGCGAGGCCGCGACGCACCCGGGCGACCATCGGCAGGGCGGTGACATCCTCGCCGGCGAGGTGGACGCTGCCAGAATCGCTCGCAAGGCTGCCGGAGAGCTGGTGGATCAGCGTCGTCTTGCCGGCGCCGTTCGGGCCGATGATGGCGTGCAGCTCGCCCGAAGCCACGTCGAGGCTGACGTCGTCGGTGACCTTGAGCGCCCCGTAGGACTTGCGGAGGTTCCGGACGGAGAGGAGTGGGGTCACGCGCGCCTCCCGAGCTTCGCGGCGAGCCCCGCGAGGCCGCCGCGGGAGAGCAGCACCACCGCGACCAGCATCAGCCCGAGGCCGAGGCGCCAATGGTCGGAGTAATGCGCCAGCACCTCTTCCAGCGCGATCAGCGCGGCGGCGCCCGCCACCGGGCCGATCAGCGTGCCCATGCCACCGAGCACCACCATGACGATCAACTCGCCCGAGCGCTGCCAGCTCATGTAGGCCGGCGAGACGAACTCGGCCTGGTTGGCGAGGAGCACCCCGGCGAGGCCCGCGATGGCCCCGGCGATGACGTAGGCGGTGAGCCGGTAGGGCAGGGGCGAGAAGCCGATCGCCTGCATCCGCACCGCGTTGTCGCGGCTGCCGCGCAGGACCCGGCCGAAGCGCGAGGCGACGACCCGGCGCAAGGCCAGGAGCGCCACCGCCAGCATCGCCAGCACGCAATAGAACAAGGCCGGATCGCCCGCGATCAGCCGCATCCCGAACAGGGTCGAGCGGCCCGACAGCGGCAGCCCGTCGTCGCCGCCGTAAGCGGCGAGCGACACCATGAAGAAATACGCCATCTGCCCGAAGGCCAGCGTGATCATGATGAAGTAGACGCCCCGGGTGCGAAGCGAGATCGCCCCGGTGACGAGGGCGAAGAGCGCGCAAACACCGGCCGCCACCGGCGCCTGGATCGCGAGGTCGCGGATGCCGTGGGCGTCGAGGATCCCGACGGCGTAGGCGCCGAGCCCGATGAAGGCGGCGTGGCCGAACGACACCATCGCGCCGTAGCCCAGCACGAGGTCGAGGGAGAGGGCGGCGAGCCCGAAGATCATCATCCGGGTCGCGGTGACGACCAGG
This is a stretch of genomic DNA from Methylobacterium sp. 17Sr1-1. It encodes these proteins:
- a CDS encoding SDR family oxidoreductase, with product MPDTPPSRHVLVTGATRGIGRAIAAAFVAAGERVTLLGRSAESAERARREIGAAHAVAADVTDAAALEAALGQAAAQAGPVAVLVNNAGGAETAPLARSDVETLRRMMALNVEPVLVATRAVVPAMKAGGSGRIVTIASTAGLKGYGYVSAYCAAKHAVVGLTRALALELAATGITINAVCPGFTDTDLVGSAIDGLEARTGRARDDLMTEFTRHNPMGRLIRPEEVADAVLWLAGTGAGAVTGQAVAVAGGEL
- a CDS encoding flavin-dependent oxidoreductase, translated to MRVLIVGAGIGGLATALMLHRRGIRATIVEQAAEVREVGVGINTLPHAIRELAELDLLPALDRVAIRTKELAYFNRQGQEVWREPRGIDAGHPVPQFSIHRGRLQAVLYDAVRERLGPGAVRTGLSLAGFLQDEGGVTAHFTDSLRGDAGRTIRADVLIACDGIHSVVRKTFFPDEGPPRWDGVLMWRGATEWSPWGDGRTMAIGGGMGAKCVLYPIADAEGGRQLMNWVVFVKMADGKVSPPPKESWSRPAHRSQVLPYAKRFALPDFDLAALVEATPQIFEYPMCDRDPLPRWTHGRVTLLGDAAHPMYPVGSNGASQAILDARALGDALASAEHPMQALHAYEAERRPKTAEIVLLNRKGGPERVIDEVEKRAPAGFSRIEDVLSHAERQAIVGGYAGKAGFAVAGKVSPLRVAV
- a CDS encoding ABC transporter ATP-binding protein, giving the protein MLTVEGLESAYGDSRILFGIDLSVAKGEVVTLLGRNGMGKTTTVKSIFGLLKPRAGRILIDGEDMAGRPSHLVARRGLGLVPEGRQVFPTLSVEENLVATHRGGRGAKWSLDAVYRLFPRLKERRRNGGDQLSGGEQQMLAIGRALMTNPRLVVLDEATEGLAPLIREEIWACLRAIKDEGEAILVIDKNVDALARFADRHVVIEKGRVVWTGTSAALRQAPEVKDRFLHV
- a CDS encoding cupin domain-containing protein, coding for MTPMTAGITRAGEGIEGVRWNILGQIYVPKQLSESSLSWHATFPPGTFVPPHIHPTQDEFLYILQGRLTAVLDGQESVAEPGDTIRLPRGQPHGLFNRSDADVKCFFWVSPARRLYDLFWALHNLGPQANPADVVAISAKHEVDFLPPPDAE
- a CDS encoding ABC transporter ATP-binding protein, which gives rise to MTPLLSVRNLRKSYGALKVTDDVSLDVASGELHAIIGPNGAGKTTLIHQLSGSLASDSGSVHLAGEDVTALPMVARVRRGLARSFQITSILDGFSVLENVALAVQAGSGSSFRFFRPAANETALNAEAMDALGRVGLADRAGRRAGSLSHGEKRQLELAVALATGARLLLLDEPLAGTGPEESAILVGLMRELKSTHTLVLIEHDMEAVFALADRMSVLVYGRVIASGLPAVVRSDPAVRAAYLGEEEAA
- a CDS encoding branched-chain amino acid ABC transporter permease; the protein is MTTLVARVTAEPPRRRAALPGTALAALVLAALAALPVAAEAAGLPFLVVTATRMMIFGLAALSLDLVLGYGAMVSFGHAAFIGLGAYAVGILDAHGIRDLAIQAPVAAGVCALFALVTGAISLRTRGVYFIMITLAFGQMAYFFMVSLAAYGGDDGLPLSGRSTLFGMRLIAGDPALFYCVLAMLAVALLALRRVVASRFGRVLRGSRDNAVRMQAIGFSPLPYRLTAYVIAGAIAGLAGVLLANQAEFVSPAYMSWQRSGELIVMVVLGGMGTLIGPVAGAAALIALEEVLAHYSDHWRLGLGLMLVAVVLLSRGGLAGLAAKLGRRA